The Seriola aureovittata isolate HTS-2021-v1 ecotype China chromosome 2, ASM2101889v1, whole genome shotgun sequence genome has a segment encoding these proteins:
- the gpr25 gene encoding probable G-protein coupled receptor 25 yields the protein MDAFTDDPFYDYNYSESLENETFDISIPLNCHSSHLRGFNIFLPTAYYLIFFSGFLGNLFVISVVGSKSRRSGRLVDTFIVNLALADLIFVLTLPLWAISASQDGQWNFGAAGNLLCKLSSYIIAVNRFSNIFFLTCMSVDRYLAVVKLMDSRYLRSSQCIRATCAAVWLISLVLGIPSLVYRGVEHSQDGLSCVENDNSPFFLVLSLTMVLLTFVFPVLIIGLCYGIIIMHLNKHCVTTANPRTEARRRHSLKMVLSIIVAFVVSWLPFNIFKAIMIGSLLSNAGLSCDNLAWQRNGLLISCCLAFLNSCVNPAIYFFLDHHFRRRAKILYKTCTGKPKLVQSHTSSASFTNMGTSESFGTGGRTQLQIFE from the coding sequence ATGGATGCCTTCACTGATGATCCATTTTATGACTACAATTACAGTGAGAGTTTAGAGAATGAAACCTTTGATATTAGTATTCCTCTGAATTGTCACAGCTCACACCTCCGTGGCTTCAACATCTTCCTCCCCACTGCGTATTACCTCATATTTTTCTCAGGCTTTTTGGGAAACCTCTTCGTAATCTCAGTTGTGGGCAGCAAAAGCAGGAGAAGTGGGCGACTGGTGGACACATTTATCGTCAACCTGGCCCTGGCTGACCTCATCTTCGTCCTCACGCTGCCACTTTGGGCCATCTCTGCCAGCCAGGACGGACAGTGGAACTTTGGGGCGGCTGGGAACCTGTTGTGCAAGCTGAGCAGCTACATAATTGCTGTGAACCGCTTCTCCAACATCTTCTTTCTTACCTGCATGAGTGTTGATCGCTACCTGGCTGTGGTGAAGCTGATGGATTCGAGGTACCTGAGGAGCAGTCAGTGCATTCGTGCCACTTGTGCTGCAGTCTGGTTGATCTCCCTGGTGCTCGGCATCCCATCCCTGGTGTACCGAGGAGTGGAGCATTCCCAAGATGGGCTGTCCTGTGTGGAAAATGACAACTCGcctttttttcttgtcctgAGCCTGACCATGGTATTGCTCACCTTTGTCTTTCCAGTGTTAATCATCGGGCTCTGCTATGGCATCATTATCATGCATCTCAACAAGCACTGTGTTACGACTGCCAATCCTCGAACTGAAGCCCGGCGCAGACACTCCCTCAAGATGGTCCTCTCGATTATAGTAGCCTTTGTGGTGTCTTGGCTCCCCTTCAACATTTTCAAAGCCATTATGATTGGCTCGCTGCTCTCGAACGCTGGTCTGAGTTGTGATAACCTGGCATGGCAAAGAAATGGGCTCCTCATCTCCTGCTGCCTGGCCTTCCTCAACAGCTGTGTGAATCCAGCGATTTACTTTTTCCTGGACCATCACTTCAGACGACGCGCCAAGATCCTGTACAAGACCTGCACGGGAAAGCCAAAGCTAGTGCAGAGTCACACCTCATCAGCTTCCTTCACCAATATGGGAACTTCAGAGAGCTTTGGAACTGGTGGGAGAACTCAGCTTCAGATCTTTGAGTAG